TCCACATCAGGTAGCCGGAAACCTTTACCTGCGCGAAGATTATCCTGGTATAATCATAAGCAAAATCGCCCAAAGCAAGCTGCTTCCAAAAGCTGAATATAAATACAGTGACTTTTCATTTATCCTGTTTAAGGAATATCTGGAAGCAAAAACCGGTAAATCGCTTGACAGGCTTGCTAATGACTCATTCTATAAACCATTAGGGGCGGCTGCCACAACCTATAATCCGCTGCGTAAGTGGGATATGTTTGAAATGCCTCCCACAGAGGTGGATAACTACTTCCGTTACCAGGTGATCAGGGTTACGTACATGATATGGCCGCAGCAATGCAGGATGGTGTTGCCGGGCATGCAGGGCTTTTTTCAAACGCTATGGATGTAGCCAAAATAATGCAAATGTACCTGCAGAAGGGTAACTACGGGAATAAGCAGTATTTTTCTTCAAAAACATTTGATACATTTAACACATGCTGGGAATGCAAATCAGGTAACAGGCGCGGGCTTGGTTTTGATAAGCCACAGCTTGAAAAATCAGGGCCAACGTGTGGATGTGTTTCAAAGTCAAGCTTTGGGCATACCGGTTTTACAGGCACTATGGCATGGGCTGACCCGGAGAGCGGAATTGTGTATGTGTTCCTGAGTAACCGTACCTATCCTGAAGCAGGCGAAAACAAACTATCAAAAGAAAATATTCGAGAAGATATACAACGGGTTCTACAAGAAGCGATTATCAAGTAGCCAGCCGTTGGGCACAAGCTAATACATGAGTAGAATTTGTGCTTCAAAATATAAAGATTAAAAGAAAAATTATGCAATACCTTGACGCTAAAAACGCTGATGAATATTTTGAAGCTATTCCTGAAGAAAGAAGGGCGGCTATGAAAAAACTGCGGGAAGTAATAGTAAAAAATCTACCAGAGGGCTTTAGCGAGCATGGGGTATGGCATGCTGGGCTGGGGCGTACCACATTCAATCTATCCGGCAGGTTATCATTGCGACCCAAAGCAGCCGTTGCCTTTTTTGGGCATAGCATCTCAAAAGAATTTTTATTGCACTGTACCACATGGGCATTTATGCCGACAAAGACCTTCATGATTGGTTTGTAGGAGAGATATCCAAAATATGTGAAGACTAAGCTTGATATGGGTAAGAGCTGTATCCGCTTTAAAAAGCCGGAGAGTATTCCGTTTGACCTTATAGGCGAACTTGTTACCAAAATGACTGTACAGCAGTGGATAGACCGATATGAAGCTAACCTGAAACGCTGATGATGTAGCTGGCAAGCATTCGTTAATTATACACAAAACAGGTTGAGGCCTGTTTTTTATGTAATTTCGTACTTTAATGTTTCCTGATGAAAATAGCTATTGTATGCTACCCAACCTTTGGAGGAAGCGGGGTAGTAGCAACAGAACTGGGCCTTGAGCTGGCACGCCGTGGCCACGAAATACATTTTATAACCTACAGCCAGCCGGTTCGCCTTGCGCTGCTTAACCCAAATGTGCATTACCACGAAGTGCATGTGCCTGAATATCCGCTGTTTCATTACCAGCCCTACGAACTGGCACTATCAAGCAAACTGGTAGATATGGTCAAGCTCCATAACATTGAACTGCTGCATGTGCACTATGCTATTCCGCATGCTTACGCGGGCTACATGGCCAAGAAAATGCTGAAAGAGCAGGGTATAAGGATACCAATGGTAACAACGCTTCACGGCACGGATATCACACTGGTGGGCAACCATCCGTTTTATAAACCTGCAGTAAGCTTCAGTATCAATCACAGTGATGTTGTAACCTCGGTATCGCAAAACCTTAAAGATGAAACGTATAGGTTGTTTGACATTAAGCGTGATATTGTTGTAATCCCTAACTTCATTGAGATTAACAAGAATAAAGTTGATGAAACTTCTGCATGTCATAGAGGGCTTATGGCAACCGATAAGCAAAAGATTATAACACATATAAGCAACTTCAGGAAAGTAAAACGCATTCCTGACGTAGTGAAGATATTCAACGAGATACAAAAAGTTATGCCTGCCAAACTTATGATGGTAGGTGACGGGCCCGAACGTGCAGCCGCTGAGAAGCTTTGCAGTGAATTAGGAATTTCTGACAAAGTAATTTTCTTTGGTAACAGCAGCGAGATAGACCAGATTTTATGCTATAGTGACCTGTTCCTGTTACCGTCTGAAACAGAAAGTTTCGGGCTTGCTGCGCTTGAGGCTATGGCTTGTGGAGTACCTGTAATTTCTAGCAATTCCGGTGGTTTGCCTGAAGTAAATAAGGACGGGTACTCGGGCTATATGGCTGATGTAGGCGATGTTGAGAGTATGGCAAAAAAAGCGATAGCTATACTTGAAGATGACAACAGGCTGTATGAATTTAAGTCTAATGCTTTAAAAGTAGCGCAGGAGTTTGATATAAAGAATATTTTACCAATGTACGAACAGCTTTACCGCAAAGCCCTAAAACAACAACAGCACGCATGAAAAACTTAGTTATAGCATTTACTGTAATTTTATTTGCTGCCTGCAATGCAGGTAAAGATTCTAAAACAAAAGATAATCAGGCAGATAAGTCTGCAGCATCATCTATTAGCTATGAAATTCTGAAGCAGGAAGAATACGGTGGCAGGGAAATTGAGGGTAATGTAGTTGTGAAAACCCAGGCTGAACTCAATAGTTTATACAGCCAACTTGGAATTGGCACTGCGCCTGTAGTTGACTTTTCAAAACAGGCTGTCATAGCATTGTTTATGGGACAAAAGAACAGCGGTGGCTATAGTATCGGTATTGAAAATGTTACAGACGATGGCAAAAGTGTAACAGTTACAATAAAAGAAATCGCCTGAAGGTATGGCAACAATGGCGCTATCTCAGCCTTACTGTATTGCATCAATTACTACAACCAAATCTATAAATTTTAAATAATTATTTGATATCCAGTTCGGTATAAACCGGCAGGTGATCGCTTGGATACCTGCAATGGTCTGAATCGCTTAGAACGGCATATTTGTTTACTGTTACATTTGGAGACGTAAAAATGTAATCTATCCTCGTAATAACGGGTTTATCGAATTTAAAAGCATTAAATGTGCCTTCAGGCCCGTGCTTTTGCAACGCATGTAGTTTAGAATCATGCAGTTGTGCCGACAATAGTTTAATACTTTCGGCAGAATCTTCAAGATTAAAATCGCCCGTGAGAATAATTGAGTAGTTTTTAGTATTTACTGCGTTTATTTTATTGATAATCAACTTTGTACTTTCAATTCGTGCTAATTCTCCAACATGGTCAAAATGTGTGTTGAAAACCCAAATCCTCTTTTTTGTCCTGATATTTTCCAACAAACCATAGGTACAAATACGATTATAAGCAGCATCCCATCCTTTTGAAGGAACATCGGGAGTAGGTGATAACCAAAATGTTTTCTGCTGTACCAGCTTGTACTTGAGCTTATTATAGAAGATAGCCGAGTACTCACCACTACCATTGCCATCGCGGCCTTCGCCAATGTAATTATATCCGGTTAATTTATCTGCTAAAAACTGCATCTGGTTCGGCAGGGGCTTCCTGAACTCCCATAAAATCAGGCTCATAGAACAAAATTTGGCTTGCCATCATATCCTTCCTGTTGTCCCAGCGATTTTCACCATCGCTTACCAAATCAAGCCGGATATTATATGTCATTACCTTTACCTGTGAGTATAAGGCAAACGATATCAATGATATAGCAACAAAGAGAGCCCGCATAATTACGGGATTGATGTTAGCCCGTAAAACCTGAATTTGCCACCTACTTTCACAAATCTAAAGCTATGGCTCGTGCCTTTATGAACTTTTGAGAACTCGCCCGGGTAGTATGTTTCAACCCATACTTCGTACAGCTTCAGGTCTTTAGGGTAATCTTTAGGCATTACTTTGGGCTTGAAACCTTTTAAGGTTATAGAGCTGAATGAGTAACCTTTTTTGCCATGGCCTTGTATACCGGCGACTCAGTAAACTTTTGGCCTATTACCGCAAAAAAGAATTCGGCGGGTACAAACATAGTGCCGTCAGCAGCTACGTCCATAAGCGCCAACACAGTCAACGCAATCAACTTCTTTCAGGCTGAGGCTAAGAAATTTAGCTTTGTCGCCTTTAACTAAAGCATCAACTAACTGAACGAAGTTTTTGTCAAGTTCATCCCAGTCATTTGGTGACTGTTTTTTTACAGCTGGCTTTTGTGCAAATGCTATCTGGAAGCAAAAAAGTGCAAGCAGCAATCCTAATTTTTTCATGAGGTAAAATTACTAAAATCCTTCAACGTATTTTCAGGCCATAAATTTTATTGCACTATTGTTTTTGCGAG
This genomic window from Flavobacterium sp. J372 contains:
- a CDS encoding endonuclease/exonuclease/phosphatase family protein, whose translation is MSLILWEFRKPLPNQMQFLADKLTGYNYIGEGRDGNGSGEYSAIFYNKLKYKLVQQKTFWLSPTPDVPSKGWDAAYNRICTYGLLENIRTKKRIWVFNTHFDHVGELARIESTKLIINKINAVNTKNYSIILTGDFNLEDSAESIKLLSAQLHDSKLHALQKHGPEGTFNAFKFDKPVITRIDYIFTSPNVTVNKYAVLSDSDHCRYPSDHLPVYTELDIK
- a CDS encoding protease complex subunit PrcB family protein, encoding MKNLVIAFTVILFAACNAGKDSKTKDNQADKSAASSISYEILKQEEYGGREIEGNVVVKTQAELNSLYSQLGIGTAPVVDFSKQAVIALFMGQKNSGGYSIGIENVTDDGKSVTVTIKEIA
- a CDS encoding serine hydrolase domain-containing protein, with product MQDGVAGHAGLFSNAMDVAKIMQMYLQKGNYGNKQYFSSKTFDTFNTCWECKSGNRRGLGFDKPQLEKSGPTCGCVSKSSFGHTGFTGTMAWADPESGIVYVFLSNRTYPEAGENKLSKENIREDIQRVLQEAIIK
- the bshA gene encoding N-acetyl-alpha-D-glucosaminyl L-malate synthase BshA; the encoded protein is MKIAIVCYPTFGGSGVVATELGLELARRGHEIHFITYSQPVRLALLNPNVHYHEVHVPEYPLFHYQPYELALSSKLVDMVKLHNIELLHVHYAIPHAYAGYMAKKMLKEQGIRIPMVTTLHGTDITLVGNHPFYKPAVSFSINHSDVVTSVSQNLKDETYRLFDIKRDIVVIPNFIEINKNKVDETSACHRGLMATDKQKIITHISNFRKVKRIPDVVKIFNEIQKVMPAKLMMVGDGPERAAAEKLCSELGISDKVIFFGNSSEIDQILCYSDLFLLPSETESFGLAALEAMACGVPVISSNSGGLPEVNKDGYSGYMADVGDVESMAKKAIAILEDDNRLYEFKSNALKVAQEFDIKNILPMYEQLYRKALKQQQHA
- a CDS encoding serine hydrolase, which gives rise to MLLHQARFQPWMPFYQETLDATKHPDSAYYRKVYSPQFPHQVAGNLYLREDYPGIIISKIAQSKLLPKAEYKYSDFSFILFKEYLEAKTGKSLDRLANDSFYKPLGAAATTYNPLRKWDMFEMPPTEVDNYFRYQVIRVTYMIWPQQCRMVLPGMQGFFQTLWM